DNA from Granulicella cerasi:
TAGCAGCCGCACCCGGATTCGCTTGGTATGGCGTGATCCATACGATACGAAGTGTTGGCTTGGCCGTGAACAACGCTTGTAGAGCCGTGCTGATATCTCCGGCGGCTGAGGCTGTACCGGGTGCATCCGTAGAGGAACCGAAGGTGTTGGTGGGAGTGTTTGTCAGTAGCTCGATAAACAACACGTCCACGTTGGCAAGGTCTTGTGCAAGCGTGTTGCCGGTAGCCACACCGATGAGGTTCGACGCTGGGCTGGTCGTACTGTCGTGCCGCGTGTAGACACCACCTGACAGCGTGTAGTTCTCAAAGATTTGACTGGTATAGCGAGCGTATCGTGCATCTTGCATGACCCACGTCATACCAGTGATGTCGCACACGCGCTGTTGCCATTGGTTAGCAAACTGCGCGGAGATTGAATCACCGAATACGCCGAAGCGTAATCCGGATAGCCTCTTCGTCTCTGTGACGACTTCTTGAGCTGTGCTCGCAACGGTTTCGACATCGACAGTTGCCTCTTGCACCTCGAAGGCCAACGCCAACTCACCACTTTGCGCCATACTTTGCACGCCAAAAGATGAGCCAACCGCACCGGGGTTACCACCTACAAAGATGAAGCCGGGACCAGGAGTGCCATCCCCGAATGTGGCCGTGGCGTTAGTCGCGGTGTAATAACCGAGGTACTGACCTACCGAGACGTTGCGAGCTGAGAAGTCTACGCCAGCAACTAGCTTCACCGTGCCAGCGTGGGGGACTGTGATCGTCCATACGTCATCGACTACGAGTAGACCACCACTATTTGCGTGCAGTAAGTAGAACGTCATCGTACCGCCAGAGCTTGCGGACTGATAGGTGATGCTCTTCAACGCGCCTGACGTCGCAACAGATGTGTTTACACCAGCGAAGATGCCAGTCGGAGTGGTGTTGTTGCAGGCGATGGTCGCGTCACCATACGAGGTCACTGTGTTGAAGCCGAGTTCGGTCGAAAGCGTTTTGAGAGCGGCGGTGAGGTCATACTGCACGGTGTTCTGTGCTGCGAGATTCGGCGCGTAGGAATCAAAGTCCCACGTTACACCAGACGGTTGCACGCATTCATAACCGTGACTCAGTAGGAGGTCACCTGTGACGTTGTCTACGACGGTGACACGATAACCAACATTCACAGGCGTTGTGAGAGTTGTGTCGGCGAGTGTTGTGGTGAATGTACCATTGGTCACCGTCGCGGTTGTCGCCATTGCGATGACCTGTCCACCGTCGCCGCCAGCACGGAACGAGAGAGGTCTTCCGTTGTTGTCAACGGGTTGGAATTTGATCGTCGAGTTTGTGACGAGTGTCCCACTCGCATCCTGTAGATGCGCGCCTGATACTGTTGTGAATCCTGTCATAGTTTTCCTTTATCGTCTTGATCCACGACGGGAATTGCCGTCGCTCACTGCGGCGCGTGCGCCGTGGGGCATCACTTGGGTGTGGTATTGCTGAAGCGCGGAGGTCACACCCTGATGGAACTCTTCAGGTGTGACACCCTTCTGGACGTTGATCGTGTACATCGCGGAGGAACCACCGCCGAACATTGATCCTGCGGCATTAGCGGGGATCATCGTTCCATTCACCGAGGGTGCGAAGAACTCTTGTCCGGGCTTTTCATTGATCCTGTACACATGACCAACGCTGACACCGCCACCAATCGCACGGTTACCACCGAAGATGC
Protein-coding regions in this window:
- a CDS encoding SGNH/GDSL hydrolase family protein; the protein is MTGFTTVSGAHLQDASGTLVTNSTIKFQPVDNNGRPLSFRAGGDGGQVIAMATTATVTNGTFTTTLADTTLTTPVNVGYRVTVVDNVTGDLLLSHGYECVQPSGVTWDFDSYAPNLAAQNTVQYDLTAALKTLSTELGFNTVTSYGDATIACNNTTPTGIFAGVNTSVATSGALKSITYQSASSGGTMTFYLLHANSGGLLVVDDVWTITVPHAGTVKLVAGVDFSARNVSVGQYLGYYTATNATATFGDGTPGPGFIFVGGNPGAVGSSFGVQSMAQSGELALAFEVQEATVDVETVASTAQEVVTETKRLSGLRFGVFGDSISAQFANQWQQRVCDITGMTWVMQDARYARYTSQIFENYTLSGGVYTRHDSTTSPASNLIGVATGNTLAQDLANVDVLFIELLTNTPTNTFGSSTDAPGTASAAGDISTALQALFTAKPTLRIVWITPYQANPGAAAMASQSQFVELNTLIKQIATLWGIGIVDGGAIPINPSTWSTYLRDGVHPTDSAYQTLYGPCIAAQTLALLG